The Bacteroidales bacterium genome includes a region encoding these proteins:
- the metA gene encoding homoserine O-succinyltransferase, whose translation MPLTIPVNLPAVDLLKQENIFVMDSQRASSQDIRPLKLVILNLMPLKITTETDLIRLLSNSPLQIEIDFMKISGHVSKNTPIEHMEAFYKEFSLIKKDNYDGMIVTGAPVEQLEFTDVSYWNELTEIFDWARTHVTSTLFICWAAQAALNYYYKVPKYPLSEKMFGVFCHSVYNRKNPIFRGFDDEFYAPHSRHSEIRREDIDKIKEIEILSESDEAGIYMLMARNGREIFITGHSEYSPNTLKDEYFRDKNKGLEIQIPQNYFPNNDTSKDPQVKWRAHANLLFSNWLNYFVYQETPYDIKSIK comes from the coding sequence ATGCCTTTAACTATTCCCGTAAATCTTCCTGCAGTAGATTTATTAAAGCAAGAGAATATATTTGTGATGGACTCTCAAAGGGCGTCATCACAGGATATTCGTCCGCTTAAACTTGTGATTTTAAATCTAATGCCTCTCAAAATTACAACTGAGACTGATTTGATAAGATTACTCTCAAACTCCCCTTTACAGATTGAGATTGATTTTATGAAGATTTCGGGACATGTTTCAAAGAATACCCCCATAGAACATATGGAGGCTTTCTACAAAGAGTTTTCTCTTATAAAAAAGGACAACTACGATGGTATGATTGTTACAGGAGCTCCTGTTGAACAACTTGAATTTACTGATGTTTCGTACTGGAACGAACTTACAGAAATTTTTGATTGGGCAAGAACTCATGTTACATCTACTTTGTTTATATGTTGGGCAGCACAAGCTGCTTTGAACTACTACTATAAAGTTCCTAAATATCCTCTTTCGGAAAAGATGTTTGGCGTTTTCTGCCATTCGGTATATAATCGTAAGAATCCTATATTCAGAGGGTTTGATGATGAGTTTTATGCTCCTCACAGTAGACACTCTGAAATTAGAAGAGAAGACATTGATAAGATTAAAGAGATAGAGATTCTTTCAGAGAGTGATGAAGCCGGTATATATATGCTTATGGCAAGAAATGGTCGTGAGATTTTTATTACCGGTCACTCTGAATACTCTCCCAATACTCTTAAAGATGAGTATTTCCGAGACAAAAATAAAGGATTGGAAATTCAAATTCCTCAAAACTATTTCCCTAATAACGACACCTCAAAAGATCCTCAGGTTAAGTGGCGAGCACATGCCAATTTACTATTTTCAAATTGGTTAAACTACTTTGTATATCAAGAGACTCCATACGATATAAAATCAATTAAATAA